One window of Paenibacillus sp. FSL K6-3182 genomic DNA carries:
- the purN gene encoding phosphoribosylglycinamide formyltransferase: MGALRIAVFASGQGTNFQAIVDAVQEGKLDVTIELLVCDKPAAPVVERARKAGVDTFLFTPKEYPSREAYETEIIAELARRGVELIVLAGYMRIITPLLVEPFYGRMINIHPALLPAFPGVNGIGQALSYGVKLTGVTVHYVDGGMDSGPIIAQQAVEVLDGDTEDSLAKRIHAAEQTLLPAVIQHIAKGRVTLNGRHVTVNG, translated from the coding sequence ATGGGAGCACTTCGCATCGCTGTTTTCGCTTCGGGACAAGGTACGAATTTCCAAGCGATTGTAGATGCGGTGCAGGAAGGGAAGCTCGATGTAACCATCGAGCTTCTTGTTTGTGACAAGCCTGCCGCTCCCGTTGTGGAGCGCGCAAGGAAGGCAGGTGTGGACACGTTCCTGTTCACGCCAAAGGAATACCCGTCTCGCGAGGCTTATGAGACGGAAATTATCGCTGAGCTAGCGCGGCGCGGCGTTGAGCTGATCGTGCTTGCAGGCTACATGCGCATTATTACGCCTTTGCTGGTTGAGCCGTTTTATGGTCGGATGATTAATATTCATCCGGCGCTGCTGCCGGCATTTCCCGGCGTGAATGGCATCGGGCAGGCGCTTTCTTACGGCGTTAAGCTGACTGGCGTCACCGTTCACTACGTGGACGGCGGCATGGACAGCGGACCAATTATCGCGCAGCAAGCAGTCGAAGTGCTGGACGGAGATACGGAAGATTCGCTCGCGAAGCGTATTCACGCAGCCGAGCAGACGCTGCTGCCCGCAGTTATTCAGCATATCGCGAAGGGTCGCGTCACGCTGAATGGCCGTCATGTGACGGTAAACGGCTGA
- the purD gene encoding phosphoribosylamine--glycine ligase: MRILVVGGGGREHAIVWALKKSEKVKEIFCAPGNAGIAQLAEIVPIAVNQFDELIQFAKDAAIDLVFVGPDDPLADGIVDAFEAAGIVAYGPRKNAAEIEGSKIFMKNLLKKYDIPTAKYETFTEYESASAYLREQSAPIVIKADGLAAGKGVTVAATLEEAEQALRDMMVDKVFGQAGSQIVIEECLVGQEMSILAFVDGETVRAMVPAQDHKPIFDGDKGPNTGGMGTYTPLPHIDQAIIDESIQNIIIPTAKAMVSEGRPFRGVLFAGLMITKDGPKTIEFNARMGDPETQVVLPRLQTDLIDIVLASLNGNLDQLDIQWSEEAAVCVVVASEGYPASYPKGRVITGLAEAEAQGALVFHAGTAEKDGQFVTNGGRVLGIVGRGRDIAEARARAYEAVSVIDFEGKQNRTDIAAKALI; this comes from the coding sequence ATGCGTATTTTGGTAGTGGGCGGCGGCGGACGAGAGCATGCAATCGTATGGGCGCTTAAGAAAAGCGAGAAGGTAAAAGAAATTTTTTGCGCACCGGGCAACGCAGGTATTGCTCAGCTAGCTGAAATTGTACCGATTGCGGTCAATCAATTTGATGAGCTTATTCAGTTTGCAAAGGATGCTGCAATTGATCTTGTTTTTGTAGGTCCAGATGATCCGCTTGCAGATGGTATCGTAGACGCATTCGAAGCAGCAGGAATCGTGGCATACGGTCCTCGCAAAAATGCGGCTGAAATCGAAGGCAGCAAAATTTTCATGAAAAATCTATTGAAAAAATACGATATTCCTACGGCGAAATATGAAACATTCACCGAGTATGAATCAGCGTCCGCTTACCTTCGCGAGCAATCCGCTCCTATCGTTATTAAAGCTGACGGGCTCGCAGCTGGCAAAGGCGTTACGGTTGCAGCTACGCTAGAGGAAGCGGAGCAAGCGCTGCGCGACATGATGGTTGATAAAGTATTCGGCCAAGCAGGAAGCCAAATCGTTATCGAGGAATGCTTAGTAGGGCAAGAGATGTCCATTCTCGCTTTCGTTGACGGTGAGACGGTTCGCGCTATGGTTCCAGCACAGGATCATAAGCCCATCTTTGATGGAGACAAAGGTCCAAATACAGGCGGCATGGGTACCTATACACCGCTGCCTCATATCGATCAAGCCATCATTGACGAATCGATTCAGAACATCATCATTCCAACGGCAAAAGCGATGGTCAGCGAAGGCCGTCCATTCCGCGGCGTTTTGTTCGCAGGTCTTATGATTACGAAGGACGGTCCAAAAACGATCGAATTTAATGCTCGCATGGGTGATCCAGAAACACAGGTTGTACTGCCTCGTTTGCAAACGGATCTGATCGACATCGTGCTTGCATCGCTGAATGGCAATTTGGATCAACTTGATATTCAGTGGAGCGAGGAAGCAGCCGTTTGTGTTGTTGTCGCATCGGAAGGTTATCCAGCTTCTTATCCAAAAGGTCGCGTAATCACCGGTCTTGCAGAAGCAGAAGCGCAGGGAGCTCTCGTGTTCCATGCTGGAACAGCTGAGAAGGATGGGCAATTCGTTACAAACGGCGGCCGTGTTCTAGGTATCGTTGGCCGCGGCCGCGACATTGCAGAGGCTCGTGCACGCGCGTATGAAGCGGTTAGCGTGATCGATTTTGAAGGCAAACAAAACCGTACGGACATCGCAGCTAAAGCACTAATCTAA
- the purF gene encoding amidophosphoribosyltransferase, translating into MSDEQIRQEPLLWTGDHYNEGIGRDDMFDKLREECGVFGVFNLPEASNLSYYGLHALQHRGEESAGICTVDTKNGNKFAYHRGMGLVKEVFNKENLDMLAGDRSIGHVRYSTAGESKLANAQPLIFRYRDGDLAVATNGNIVNAPEIRRELEMSGSIFQTSSDTEVIAHLIARSSKDFETAAKEALQRIVGGFAFLIMTNDKLLVAADPHALRPLVMGRIGEGYVFSSESCAFETIGAVYERDVQPGELLILDADGMREERYAEVDRRATCAMEYIYFARPDSDINGINIHMARKRMGRQLASESFVDADIVTGVPDSSISAAIGYAEQTGIPYELGLIKNKYTGRTFIQPSQELREKGVKMKLSAVRKVVEGKRVVMIDDSIVRGTTSLRIVNLLREAGATEVHVRITSPPFKNPCYYGIDTPDRKELIASSRTVEEIRKQINADSLSFISNEGFVESVGGNDGAYNRGMCLACFDNDYPTPVNEESDKSCSC; encoded by the coding sequence ATGTCTGATGAACAAATAAGACAGGAACCTTTGTTATGGACGGGCGACCACTATAACGAAGGTATTGGCCGTGACGATATGTTTGATAAATTGCGTGAGGAATGCGGCGTTTTCGGGGTTTTTAATCTCCCCGAAGCGTCCAACCTGTCCTATTATGGTCTTCATGCGCTTCAGCATCGCGGTGAGGAAAGTGCGGGAATCTGTACGGTTGATACGAAAAATGGCAATAAGTTCGCTTATCACCGTGGTATGGGTCTCGTAAAAGAAGTATTCAACAAGGAAAATCTCGATATGCTTGCCGGGGATCGCTCTATCGGCCACGTACGTTATTCGACAGCGGGAGAAAGTAAGCTTGCGAACGCACAGCCGCTTATTTTCCGCTATCGCGACGGTGACCTTGCGGTTGCTACAAACGGCAATATCGTGAATGCGCCGGAAATTCGCCGTGAGCTTGAGATGTCGGGCTCGATCTTCCAAACGTCCAGCGACACGGAAGTTATCGCGCATCTTATTGCACGTTCATCGAAGGATTTCGAGACGGCTGCGAAGGAAGCTTTGCAGCGCATCGTTGGCGGATTTGCTTTCTTGATTATGACAAACGACAAGCTGCTTGTTGCAGCTGATCCGCATGCCCTTCGTCCGCTTGTTATGGGCCGTATTGGCGAAGGTTATGTATTCTCGTCGGAGTCTTGTGCATTCGAGACAATTGGTGCCGTGTATGAGCGTGATGTACAGCCTGGCGAATTGCTAATTCTTGATGCAGACGGCATGCGCGAGGAACGTTACGCGGAGGTTGACCGCCGCGCAACTTGTGCGATGGAGTATATTTATTTTGCCCGTCCTGATAGTGATATCAATGGCATTAATATTCATATGGCCCGCAAACGGATGGGTCGCCAGCTTGCTTCTGAATCTTTTGTTGATGCGGATATCGTAACGGGTGTGCCGGATTCGAGTATTTCAGCAGCAATTGGATACGCGGAGCAAACCGGTATTCCATACGAGCTTGGCCTTATCAAAAACAAATATACCGGCCGGACATTCATCCAGCCTTCTCAAGAGCTTCGCGAGAAGGGTGTAAAAATGAAGCTGTCTGCCGTTCGTAAAGTAGTGGAAGGCAAACGTGTCGTTATGATTGATGATTCAATCGTTCGGGGCACAACATCGCTGCGGATCGTAAACCTGCTTCGTGAAGCAGGAGCGACTGAGGTGCATGTGCGCATCACATCGCCGCCTTTCAAAAACCCATGTTACTACGGAATTGATACTCCTGACCGCAAAGAGCTCATTGCTTCTTCAAGGACAGTAGAGGAAATCCGCAAGCAAATTAATGCTGATTCATTATCTTTTATAAGCAATGAAGGTTTTGTTGAGTCTGTTGGCGGCAATGATGGGGCTTATAATCGCGGCATGTGTCTAGCTTGCTTCGATAATGACTACCCAACACCAGTTAACGAAGAATCAGACAAAAGCTGCAGCTGTTAA
- the purM gene encoding phosphoribosylformylglycinamidine cyclo-ligase translates to MSEAYKKAGVDIAAGNEAVERMKKHVKRTYRPEVLAELGGFGGLFSLNKDKYDEPVLVSGTDGVGTKLKLAFAMDKHDTIGIDAVAMCVNDIIVQGAEPLFFLDYLACDKVVPEKIEAIVKGIAEGCVQAGCSLIGGETAEMPGMYQGGEYDIAGFTVGIVDKKKMIDGSTIAAGDAVIGFASSGIHSNGFSLVRRLLLEDAGYTLDQELEELGGAKLGDVLIEPTRIYVKSALKLVEQVEVKGMAHITGGGFIENIPRVLPDGVNVDVEYGSWPILPIFDLMQNKGAITNRDMFTTFNMGIGLVIVVPADQANEALRIASELGEQAYRIGTVTEGSRIVTFTGAEV, encoded by the coding sequence GTGTCAGAAGCGTACAAAAAAGCCGGCGTCGATATCGCGGCAGGCAACGAAGCGGTTGAACGGATGAAGAAGCACGTAAAACGGACTTACCGTCCAGAGGTGCTGGCAGAGCTTGGCGGCTTTGGCGGTCTGTTCAGCCTTAACAAGGACAAGTACGATGAGCCTGTACTCGTGTCTGGAACAGATGGCGTCGGAACGAAGCTGAAGCTTGCTTTTGCCATGGACAAGCATGACACGATCGGCATTGATGCCGTAGCCATGTGCGTGAACGATATTATCGTACAAGGCGCGGAGCCGTTGTTCTTCCTTGATTACTTGGCATGCGACAAGGTCGTTCCTGAGAAAATCGAAGCGATCGTTAAAGGTATTGCAGAAGGCTGCGTACAAGCTGGCTGTTCACTCATCGGCGGCGAAACAGCTGAAATGCCTGGCATGTATCAAGGCGGAGAATACGATATCGCTGGTTTTACAGTAGGGATTGTGGATAAGAAAAAAATGATCGACGGATCAACTATCGCTGCTGGCGATGCGGTTATCGGTTTTGCTTCCAGCGGTATTCACAGCAACGGCTTCTCGCTCGTTCGTCGCTTGCTGCTTGAAGATGCGGGTTATACGCTTGATCAAGAGCTTGAAGAGCTTGGCGGCGCGAAGCTAGGCGATGTGCTGATTGAGCCAACACGCATCTACGTGAAATCGGCGCTTAAGTTGGTTGAGCAAGTGGAAGTGAAGGGCATGGCGCATATTACTGGCGGCGGCTTTATCGAGAACATTCCGCGGGTACTTCCTGACGGCGTGAACGTTGATGTGGAATACGGCTCATGGCCGATTTTGCCAATCTTCGATTTGATGCAAAATAAAGGCGCGATTACGAATCGTGATATGTTCACGACTTTCAATATGGGTATTGGTCTAGTTATTGTTGTTCCAGCTGATCAAGCAAATGAAGCTCTTCGCATCGCTTCTGAGCTTGGTGAGCAGGCTTACCGTATCGGAACGGTTACGGAAGGAAGCCGCATCGTAACGTTTACGGGAGCGGAAGTATAA
- the purS gene encoding phosphoribosylformylglycinamidine synthase subunit PurS: MMKATVYVTIKQNVLDPQGTAVQGALHTLGFSEVEKVRIGKYLELELDTTDRAEAEVRIKAMCEKLFANTVVEDFRFELEG; the protein is encoded by the coding sequence ATTATGAAGGCAACCGTCTACGTCACTATCAAGCAAAACGTTTTGGATCCACAAGGAACCGCTGTACAAGGAGCGCTTCACACACTTGGTTTCTCTGAAGTCGAAAAAGTACGCATCGGCAAATATTTGGAGCTTGAGCTTGATACGACTGACCGCGCAGAAGCGGAAGTACGCATTAAAGCCATGTGCGAGAAGCTGTTTGCGAACACGGTTGTAGAAGATTTCCGTTTTGAGCTGGAGGGATAG
- the purQ gene encoding phosphoribosylformylglycinamidine synthase subunit PurQ — translation MKFAVLVFPGSNCDIDCYKAVEDTIGQSVDYVWHTATDLSSYDAILVPGGFSYGDYLRCGAIAQFAAVMAEVQKAAEAGKYILGICNGFQILTEAGLLPGALIRNNGLKFRCHQAPLEVVNNNTAFTNQYSQGEIINIPIAHGEGNYYCDDATLAELKANDQIIFRYAGDTNPNGSVENIAGISNKAGNVVGMMPHPERAVDQLLGSEDGKRMFTSILNAWREQHGAAVNS, via the coding sequence ATGAAGTTTGCAGTACTTGTATTTCCAGGCTCCAACTGTGACATCGATTGCTACAAAGCAGTCGAAGACACGATCGGCCAGTCGGTTGACTACGTATGGCACACAGCAACAGACTTGTCTTCTTATGATGCGATTCTAGTACCTGGAGGCTTCTCTTACGGCGATTACCTGCGCTGCGGCGCAATTGCGCAATTCGCTGCTGTTATGGCGGAAGTTCAAAAAGCAGCCGAAGCAGGCAAATATATTCTAGGCATTTGCAACGGATTCCAAATCTTGACGGAGGCTGGCCTTCTGCCAGGCGCCTTGATTCGCAACAACGGACTGAAGTTCCGCTGCCATCAAGCGCCGCTTGAAGTGGTAAACAACAACACAGCATTTACCAACCAATATTCGCAAGGTGAAATTATAAATATTCCAATCGCACACGGCGAAGGCAACTACTATTGCGACGACGCAACGCTTGCTGAGCTTAAAGCGAACGATCAAATTATTTTCCGTTATGCGGGCGACACGAATCCGAACGGTTCTGTAGAGAACATTGCGGGCATTAGCAACAAAGCAGGTAACGTAGTAGGCATGATGCCGCATCCAGAGCGTGCAGTTGATCAATTGCTTGGCTCGGAAGATGGCAAACGGATGTTTACATCGATTTTGAATGCATGGAGGGAACAACATGGCGCAGCAGTTAACAGCTAA
- the purH gene encoding bifunctional phosphoribosylaminoimidazolecarboxamide formyltransferase/IMP cyclohydrolase → MAIRRALISVSDKSGIVEFSRELASQGVQIISTGGTFSMLQKEGIPVIGISDVTGFPEVLDGRVKTLHPAVHSGLLAVRDNEEHQNTMKELGLDYIDLVVVNLYPFKETIAKPDVSYEDAIENIDIGGPTMLRSAAKNHAFVTVVVDTADYGTVIEELKAQGDTTLETRKRLTAKVFRHTAAYDSLISDYLTKQVGESLPETYTVTYEKVQDLRYGENPHQKAAFYSKPLAAAGNVTTAEQLHGKELSYNNISDANASLAILKEFDEPAVVAVKHMNPCGVGIGATIHEAYQKAYAADPTSIFGGIVAANRTIGADTAELLGGIFLEIIIAPDFTPEALEILTKKKNIRLMKLGELSAAGERKPEWLVTSVDGGMLVQESDVHSVTEADLQFVTDRKPTAEELKQLLFGWKVVKHVKSNAILLAKDDMTIGVGAGQMNRVGAARIAIEQAGEAAKGAALASDAFFPMGDTVELAAKAGITAIIQPGGSIKDEESIAAANANNIAMVFTSVRHFKH, encoded by the coding sequence ATGGCAATTCGCAGAGCGTTAATTAGTGTTTCGGATAAGTCAGGAATCGTGGAGTTTTCTAGAGAACTGGCTAGCCAAGGTGTGCAAATTATTTCGACGGGCGGTACATTCAGCATGCTGCAAAAGGAAGGCATTCCGGTTATCGGTATTTCCGATGTAACGGGCTTCCCGGAGGTTTTGGATGGTCGTGTCAAAACGCTTCACCCGGCCGTACATAGCGGCTTGCTCGCGGTGCGTGACAATGAAGAGCATCAGAACACGATGAAGGAGCTTGGCCTGGATTACATCGACCTCGTTGTCGTTAACTTGTATCCGTTCAAAGAAACGATTGCGAAACCTGATGTTTCCTATGAGGATGCAATCGAAAATATCGATATCGGCGGCCCGACGATGCTTCGTTCAGCTGCTAAGAACCACGCATTCGTAACGGTTGTAGTAGATACAGCCGACTACGGTACGGTGATTGAGGAATTGAAAGCACAAGGCGATACGACGCTTGAGACGCGCAAACGCCTGACTGCCAAAGTGTTCCGTCATACTGCGGCTTATGATTCCCTTATCTCTGATTACTTGACCAAGCAAGTGGGTGAATCATTGCCTGAAACGTACACCGTTACTTACGAGAAGGTACAGGATCTGCGTTACGGCGAGAACCCGCACCAGAAAGCTGCATTCTACAGCAAGCCGCTTGCGGCAGCAGGCAACGTAACGACTGCTGAGCAGCTGCACGGCAAAGAGCTTTCCTATAACAATATTAGCGATGCCAACGCTTCACTCGCAATTCTAAAAGAATTCGACGAGCCAGCGGTCGTTGCTGTCAAACATATGAATCCTTGCGGCGTAGGAATCGGCGCTACAATCCATGAAGCTTATCAAAAAGCTTATGCAGCAGACCCAACGTCGATCTTCGGCGGTATCGTAGCTGCTAACCGTACGATCGGTGCAGACACAGCTGAGCTGCTTGGCGGTATTTTCCTCGAAATCATCATCGCGCCTGACTTTACGCCTGAAGCGCTTGAGATTTTGACGAAGAAGAAAAATATCCGTTTGATGAAGCTGGGAGAGCTTTCGGCAGCTGGTGAGCGCAAGCCGGAATGGCTTGTTACTTCAGTTGACGGCGGTATGCTCGTACAAGAGAGCGACGTTCATTCGGTTACAGAAGCAGATTTGCAGTTTGTAACAGATCGCAAACCGACTGCGGAAGAGCTGAAACAGCTGCTATTCGGCTGGAAAGTTGTTAAACATGTAAAATCGAATGCGATTTTGCTTGCGAAGGACGATATGACGATTGGCGTTGGCGCCGGTCAAATGAACCGCGTCGGCGCAGCACGCATTGCAATTGAACAAGCTGGCGAAGCGGCAAAAGGAGCAGCACTTGCATCGGACGCATTTTTCCCAATGGGCGATACGGTAGAGCTTGCTGCCAAAGCTGGCATCACGGCGATCATTCAACCAGGCGGCTCAATCAAAGACGAAGAGTCAATTGCTGCGGCTAATGCGAACAACATCGCGATGGTGTTCACAAGCGTACGTCACTTTAAACACTAG
- the purL gene encoding phosphoribosylformylglycinamidine synthase subunit PurL, which yields MAQQLTAKEPTAEQIAEQKIYSQFGVSDYEFELICGFLGRKPNYTEIGVFSVMWSEHCSYKNSKPILKKFPITGPRVLMGPGEGAGIVDIGDNQAVVFKIESHNHPSAVEPYQGAATGVGGIIRDIFSMGARPIALLNSLRFGRLENERVKYLFEHVVSGIAGYGNCIGIPTVAGEVMFDESYEGNPLVNAMCVGLIDHDKIQRGVAKGVGNPVFYVGPATGRDGIHGATFASVELSEESEEKRTAVQVGDPFMEKLVMEATLELINSGIVLGIQDMGAAGLTCSSAEMASKAGNGLELYLDEVPQRETGMTPYEMMLSESQERMLFVVEPQHEAQAKEIFDRWGIICAKVGKVTDDGRLRLFHQGQEVADMPVKALVDECPVYDKPSKEPAYYSENAAVDTSAYDEVTDLTGALEKVLASPTVASKEWVYNQYDYMVRTSTAVQPGSDAAVVTIRGTRKALAMTTDCNGRYVYLDPEVGGRIAVAEAARNIVCSGAEPLAVTDNLNFGNPEKPEVFWQLEKSADGMSEACVVLNTPVIGGNVSLYNENAKGAIYPTPVIGMVGLVHDIDHITTQGFKAEGDVIILVGETKAEMGGSEFQYVTQGAAAGRPPEIDLATEKKVLDAVLGAIQKGLVASAHDLSEGGIAVAVAESCISGRLGAEVALSSDLRADHLLFSESQSRILLSAKPDQAAALQAWLTEQGVVHAQVGNVKGSSLTISVNGKSGIQAPVTQLEKVWKDAIPCLMNK from the coding sequence ATGGCGCAGCAGTTAACAGCTAAGGAACCGACAGCGGAGCAAATTGCCGAGCAAAAAATTTACAGCCAGTTTGGTGTATCCGATTATGAATTTGAGCTCATTTGCGGCTTTCTTGGCCGTAAGCCAAACTACACGGAGATCGGCGTATTCAGCGTTATGTGGTCAGAGCATTGCTCTTACAAAAACTCCAAGCCTATTTTGAAAAAATTCCCGATCACAGGACCTCGCGTTCTCATGGGTCCGGGCGAAGGCGCGGGTATCGTCGATATCGGCGACAACCAAGCGGTTGTATTCAAAATCGAATCGCATAACCATCCATCAGCGGTTGAGCCTTACCAAGGCGCTGCAACTGGCGTAGGCGGCATTATCCGCGACATTTTCTCCATGGGCGCACGCCCAATCGCATTGCTGAACAGCTTGCGTTTTGGCCGTCTTGAAAATGAGCGCGTTAAATACTTGTTTGAGCACGTTGTTAGCGGAATTGCTGGCTACGGTAACTGTATCGGTATTCCGACAGTTGCGGGCGAGGTTATGTTCGATGAGAGCTACGAGGGCAATCCGCTCGTTAACGCAATGTGCGTTGGCCTAATCGATCATGATAAAATTCAGCGCGGTGTCGCAAAAGGGGTAGGCAACCCGGTATTCTACGTTGGTCCTGCTACTGGCCGCGACGGTATTCACGGTGCTACTTTTGCATCGGTTGAGCTTTCCGAGGAATCAGAAGAAAAGCGTACAGCTGTTCAAGTCGGCGATCCATTCATGGAGAAGCTGGTTATGGAAGCAACGCTTGAGCTGATCAACTCCGGTATCGTTCTTGGTATTCAAGACATGGGCGCAGCGGGTCTTACTTGCTCCAGTGCTGAGATGGCTTCGAAAGCTGGCAACGGCCTTGAGCTTTACCTTGATGAGGTACCACAGCGAGAAACAGGCATGACGCCTTATGAAATGATGCTTTCCGAGTCGCAAGAGCGTATGCTCTTCGTCGTAGAGCCGCAGCATGAAGCGCAAGCGAAGGAAATTTTTGATCGTTGGGGCATTATTTGCGCCAAAGTAGGTAAAGTAACGGATGACGGTCGTCTTCGTTTGTTCCACCAAGGCCAAGAGGTTGCCGATATGCCGGTTAAAGCGCTCGTTGACGAGTGCCCTGTATACGACAAACCATCGAAAGAGCCTGCATATTACAGCGAGAATGCCGCAGTAGATACATCGGCATATGATGAAGTAACGGATTTGACTGGCGCGCTGGAGAAGGTTCTTGCTTCCCCGACAGTTGCTAGCAAAGAGTGGGTTTACAATCAATATGACTACATGGTTCGTACATCGACAGCTGTTCAGCCAGGCTCCGATGCGGCAGTCGTAACGATTCGCGGCACGCGCAAAGCGCTTGCGATGACAACGGATTGCAACGGACGTTACGTATATCTAGATCCAGAAGTAGGCGGACGTATTGCGGTGGCAGAAGCTGCACGTAATATCGTGTGCTCAGGCGCTGAGCCGCTTGCTGTAACTGACAACCTTAACTTCGGTAACCCTGAGAAGCCAGAAGTATTCTGGCAACTTGAGAAATCGGCAGACGGGATGTCCGAGGCTTGCGTCGTGCTTAACACACCAGTTATCGGCGGTAACGTAAGCTTGTACAATGAGAACGCTAAGGGTGCTATTTACCCGACACCAGTAATCGGTATGGTCGGACTTGTACACGATATCGATCACATCACAACGCAAGGCTTCAAAGCTGAGGGCGATGTTATTATTCTCGTAGGCGAAACAAAAGCGGAAATGGGCGGAAGTGAATTCCAGTACGTTACGCAAGGCGCGGCTGCTGGCCGTCCTCCAGAAATCGATCTTGCTACAGAGAAGAAGGTTCTGGATGCTGTCCTTGGCGCGATTCAAAAAGGTCTCGTAGCATCGGCTCATGACTTGTCCGAAGGTGGTATTGCGGTAGCTGTTGCAGAATCATGCATTAGCGGTCGTCTAGGCGCAGAAGTGGCATTGTCATCTGATCTACGTGCTGATCACCTATTGTTCAGCGAATCGCAATCCCGTATCTTGCTGTCGGCTAAGCCGGATCAAGCAGCGGCATTGCAAGCATGGCTTACAGAGCAAGGTGTTGTTCATGCACAAGTTGGTAACGTTAAAGGCAGCAGCCTGACCATAAGCGTAAACGGAAAATCCGGCATTCAGGCGCCGGTAACACAACTGGAGAAGGTCTGGAAGGATGCGATTCCATGTCTGATGAACAAATAA
- a CDS encoding phosphoribosylaminoimidazolesuccinocarboxamide synthase: protein MTAPSQALSTAVDYIKAPLIYKGKVRELYDLGEHFLIVVTDRISAFDYVLDPAVPDKGNVLNRLSAYWFEQTADIQVNHVVHTDVEKLGGLVTEPELLKNRIMVTRKAERIDIECVVRGYITGGGWRQYQQTSAINGIELPAGLRKNERFPAPIFTPAAKNDVGHDEDIPFEKMAEMVGAELAEELRDRSIKLYEYAHGYCAEHGIILADCKFEFGLIDGKVILIDEIFTPDSSRFWAEGNYALDIEIDSMDKEPVRTYLLGSDWDRDSKPAPLPDSVVAETTSRYRDIYRRLTGVEL, encoded by the coding sequence ATGACTGCACCATCGCAAGCTCTATCGACAGCTGTCGATTATATTAAAGCTCCGCTGATTTACAAAGGAAAGGTTCGTGAGCTGTACGATCTAGGCGAGCATTTCCTCATCGTCGTAACCGACCGCATTTCCGCATTCGACTACGTGCTTGACCCGGCAGTGCCGGACAAGGGCAACGTGCTGAACCGTTTGTCCGCTTACTGGTTCGAGCAAACCGCTGACATTCAAGTGAACCACGTCGTTCATACCGATGTGGAGAAGCTTGGCGGTCTCGTCACCGAGCCGGAGCTGCTTAAAAACCGGATTATGGTTACCCGCAAAGCGGAGCGCATCGATATCGAATGTGTGGTTCGCGGCTATATCACTGGCGGCGGCTGGAGACAGTATCAGCAAACGTCAGCGATTAACGGTATAGAGCTTCCAGCGGGCCTCCGCAAAAACGAACGTTTTCCTGCTCCAATCTTTACGCCGGCAGCGAAAAACGACGTTGGTCACGACGAGGACATCCCATTTGAGAAAATGGCTGAAATGGTCGGTGCTGAGCTTGCCGAGGAGCTTCGTGATCGCAGCATCAAGCTATACGAATACGCTCATGGCTATTGCGCAGAGCATGGCATCATCCTTGCCGATTGCAAATTCGAGTTTGGACTCATCGACGGCAAAGTGATCTTGATCGACGAAATCTTCACGCCTGACTCCTCCCGCTTCTGGGCGGAAGGCAATTATGCGCTGGATATCGAGATTGACAGCATGGACAAAGAGCCGGTACGTACGTACTTGCTAGGCTCAGATTGGGATCGCGACAGCAAGCCAGCACCGCTGCCGGATTCCGTAGTAGCTGAAACAACGTCCCGCTACCGTGATATCTACCGCCGACTTACTGGCGTAGAGCTGTAG